One Setaria italica strain Yugu1 chromosome II, Setaria_italica_v2.0, whole genome shotgun sequence DNA segment encodes these proteins:
- the LOC101770775 gene encoding auxin-responsive protein SAUR36, whose protein sequence is MISTKRIAQMAKKWQRMAVLGRKRLSWRMVKESDGCCNSVAGKGHCVMYTSDGRRFEVPLAYLGTPVFAELLRMSQEEFGFMSDGRITLPCDAMVMEYAMCLLRRGSSAEVEKAFLSTMAVSCHYASCMAPSVGVSHQVIV, encoded by the coding sequence ATGATCAGCACCAAGAGGATTGCTCAGATGGCCAAGAAGTGGCAGAGGATGGCAGTGTTGGGGAGAAAGCGGCTCTCTTGGAGGATGGTGAAGGAAAGCGATGGGTGTTGCAACTCTGTGGCGGGCAAGGGCCACTGCGTGATGTACACTTCCGATGGGAGGCGGTTTGAGGTACCACTTGCGTACCTTGGCACACCGGTCTTTGCAGAGCTCCTACGGATGTCCCAGGAGGAGTTCGGCTTCATGAGCGATGGGCGGATCACACTTCCTTGTGATGCCATGGTCATGGAGTACGCCATGTGCCTCCTCAGGAGAGGCTCCTCTGCAGAGGTAGAGAAGGCATTCCTGAGTACCATGGCAGTGTCATGCCACTATGCAAGCTGTATGGCACCATCTGTTGGCGTTAGCCATCAGGTTATTGTTTGA
- the LOC101769957 gene encoding auxin-responsive protein SAUR36: MVSAKRIAQLAKKWQRMAALGRKRLTWGAAAKEADECCTSVASKGHCAVYTSDGARFEVPLACLGTAVFAELLRMSREEFGFGSEDGRITLPCDAKVMEYAMCLLRRGASAEVEKAFLSTMAMSCHYANHVAPYVTACC, encoded by the coding sequence ATGGTCAGCGCCAAGAGGATCGCTCAGCTGGCCAAGAAGTGGCAGAGGATGGCAGCACTTGGAAGGAAGCGCCTCACCTGGGGCGCCGCAGCAAAGGAAGCCGATGAGTGCTGCACCTCTGTGGCGAGCAAGGGCCACTGCGCGGTGTACACCTCTGACGGGGCTCGGTTTGAGGTGCCATTGGCGTGCCTCGGAACAGCAGTCTTCGCGGAGCTCCTGCGGATGTCAAGGGAGGAGTTTGGCTTTGGGAGCGAAGATGGCAGGATCACGTTGCCCTGCGATGCCAAGGTCATGGAGTACGCCATGTGCTTGCTCAGGAGGGGCGCCTCTGCGGAGGTGGAGAAGGCGTTCTTGAGCACCATGGCGATGTCGTGCCACTATGCAAATCATGTAGCGCCCTATGTGACAGCTTGCTGTTAA
- the LOC101771558 gene encoding auxin-responsive protein SAUR36, with translation MISAKRIAQLAKKWQRMAALGRKRLAWGTAASKEAGECSTSVSVASKGHCAVYSADGARFEVPLACLGTAVFAELLRMSREEFGFAGGDGGRITLPCDAAVVEYAMCLLRRGASAELEQAFLSTMATSCRYASRVAPCVGAGQQVAV, from the coding sequence ATGATCAGCGCCAAGAGGATCGCTCAGCTAGCCAAGAAGTGGCAGAGGATGGCGGCGCTCGGGAGGAAGCGCCTCGCCTGGGGGACGGCGGCGTCCAAGGAAGCCGGCGAGTGCTCCACCTCCGTCTCCGTGGCGAGCAAGGGCCACTGCGCGGTGTACAGCGCCGACGGGGCGCGGTTCGAGGTGCCGCTGGCGTGCCTCGGCACCGCGGTCTTCGCGGAGCTCCTGCGGATGTCGAGGGAGGAGTTCGGCttcgcgggcggcgacggcggcaggatCACGCTGCCCTGCGACGCCGCGGTCGTGGAGTACGCCATGTGCTTGCTCAGGAGGGGCGCCTCCGCCGAGCTGGAGCAGGCGTTCCTCAGCACCATGGCGACGTCGTGCCGCTACGCGAGCCGTGTGGCGCCGTGCGTAGGAGCCGGACAGCAGGTTGCTGTCTAG
- the LOC101771957 gene encoding uncharacterized protein LOC101771957 codes for MAAMMMTAGESKSPARALRRLAGAAVAAVLLRRTFSASNCKTEARMATARMKLLRNRREAQVRQMRRDIAALLRDKQEDTARIRVEHVIREQNFMAANEIIELFCELIVTRLPIIAKQKECPADLKEGICSLIFAAPRCSELPELGRIRDIFEKKYGKDFVSAAVDLRPDAAVNNLLIEKLSVKKPSGQTKLKVLKDIAKEHQIDWDTTESEQELLKPPEELIKGPSTFVEACNMPVKTTLTPHVVQPIPTNFSSRYSDDEYDNGDTMQFKDAASAARAAAESAERAASAAKAAADFANKNNHPFDEVEDCKDSAHEYTHPRKRQSMSNSSGPSRKEDADAFDELKPHGGKASSTGSFSGTNHVEDRDNYPADLDTRKTRRRNSRAARKVHSEIKFDDSEGLYSESEDENDVEIQSVERPLPPTREPFSENRHSEEEGPDNDFPELPKANHQSRVHPNMPLDYETLTARFEALKTGKLP; via the exons ATGGCGGCGATGATGATGACCGCGGGCGAGTCCAAGTCCCCGGCGCGCGCGCTGCGGCGGCTGGCCggcgccgcggtcgccgccgtgCTGCTCCGCCGCACCTTCAGCGCCTCCAATTG CAAGACGGAGGCGcggatggcgacggcgaggatgaAGCTGCTGCGGAACCGGCGGGAGGCGCAAGTGCGGCAGATGCGCCGCGACATCGCCGCGCTGCTCCGCGACAAGCAGGAGGACACCGCGCGCATCAGG GTTGAACATGTAATTAGAGAACAGAACTTCATGGCAGCCAACGAGATCATTGAACTCTTCTGTGAGCTAATTGTTACACGTCTACCCATCATTGCAAAGCAAAA GGAATGTCCTGCAGACTTGAAAGAAGGCATCTGCAGTTTGATATTTGCAGCTCCAAGGTGCTCAGAGCTCCCTGAACTCGGTCGGATTCGTGACATTTTTGAAAAGAAGTACGGCAAAGATTTTGTTTCTGCTGCAGTTGACTTGCGCCCAGATGCTGCTGTTAATAACCTT CTGATTGAGAAGCTGTCTGTTAAGAAGCCTTCTGGGCAAACTAAGCTCAAAGTTCTAAAGGATATAGCAAAGGAGCATCAGATTGATTGGGATACCACTGAGAGTGAGCAGGAGCTTCTAAAACCTCCTGAAGAGTTAATT AAAGGACCGAGTACATTTGTTGAAGCTTGCAATATGCCTGTAAAGACTACTCTGACACCACATGTTGTGCAACCAATCCCAACCAACTTCAG CTCTAGGTACTCAGATGATGAATATGATAATGGGGACACTATGCAATTCAAAGATGCTGCTTCGGCTGCTCGAGCAGCTGCAGAGTCTGCTGAGAGAGCAGCATCTGCTGCCAAGGCTGCAGCTGATTTTGCCAATAAGAACAACCACCCATTCGATGAAGTCGAAGATTGCAAAGATTCAGCTCATGAATACACTCATCCCCGCAAGAGGCAGTCAATGAGCAACTCAAGCGGACCATCCAGGAAAGAAGACGCAGATGCCTTTGATGAACTAAAACCCCACGGAGGGAAAGCATCCAGCACAGGAAGCTTCAGCGGAACGAACCACGTAGAAGACAGAGATAACTATCCTGCGGATTTGGACACTAGGAAGACACGCAGAAGGAACAGCCGTGCTGCTCGGAAGGTGCACTCAGAGATTAAGTTTGATGATTCTGAGGGACTGTATTCAGAGTCAGAGGATGAAAATGATGTGGAGATACAGTCGGTAGAAAGACCACTACCTCCTACGAGAGAGCCTTTTTCAGAAAACCGTCACTCTGAAGAGGAAGGGCCAGATAATGATTTCCCTGAGCTGCCAAAGGCAAACCATCAATCTCGTGTTCATCCAAATATGCCTCTCGACTACGAAACTCTCACTGCACGCTTTGAGGCGCTCAAGACCGGCAAGCTTCCGTAG
- the LOC101768335 gene encoding auxin-responsive protein SAUR36 encodes MVSAKRLIQMAKKWQRMAALARKRITSAPAKETEGSPCSTSSVAGKGHCVVYSADGRRFEVPLAYLGTAIFGELLSLSQEEFGFAGDDGRITLPCEAAVVEYVMCLLRRNASEEVEAAFLSSIARPCHYGSGWAQSMGVSQQLAVSIF; translated from the coding sequence ATGGTCAGTGCCAAGAGACTCATCCAAATGGCGAAGAAGTGGCAAAGAATGGCGGCCCTTGCGAGGAAGCGGATCACGTCGGCGCCGGCGAAAGAAACCGAAGGGTCACCGTGCAGCACGTCGTCGGTGGCCGGCAAGGGCCACTGCGTGGTGTACTCGGCCGACGGCAGGCGATTCGAGGTCCCGCTGGCGTACCTCGGCACGGCGATCTTCGGCGAGCTCCTGAGCCTGTCGCAGGAGGAGTTCGGGTTCgccggcgatgacggaaggatCACACTGCCCTGTGAAGCTGCGGTGGTGGAGTACGTCATGTGCTTGCTTAGGAGAAACGCATCAGAAGAGGTCGAGGCGGCTTTCCTGAGCTCCATAGCGAGGCCCTGCCACTATGGCAGTGGCTGGGCGCAATCCATGGGAGTTAGTCAGCAGCTTGCTGTTTCTATCTTCTGA
- the LOC101769550 gene encoding auxin-responsive protein SAUR36-like, with the protein MGSLHRFPMTTACMVSKSKHRKHIVSSNIALTVLVALSLAQPFCSSSRVNYISTVRWPLNTITCSFTNKTQQTEATALQLPSRKEETSQQLTMISTKRIAQLAKKWQRMAALGRKQLTWRAAAMEADECCTSVASKGHCVVYTTDGVRFEVPLACLSTAVFAELLRMSQEEFGFGGDDGKITLSCDAAVMDYAMCLLRKGASAEVEKAFLSTMAMSCHYANHVVPYVAVCC; encoded by the coding sequence ATGGGGTCCTTGCATCGCTTCCCCATGACAACTGCATGCATGGTGTCCAAATCCAAGCACCGAAAGCACATCGTGTCTTCCAACATCGCACTGACCGTGCTCGTGGCCTTGTCCCTTGCCCAACCATTCTGCTCGAGCAGTCGAGTGAACTATATATCCACGGTCAGGTGGCCTCTGAACACCATCACTTGCAGCTTCACAAACAAAACACAGCAAACTGAAGCCACAGCTCTCCAGCTTCCATCCAGAAAGGAGGAAACAAGTCAACAATTAACCATGATCAGCACCAAGAGGATTGCTCAGCTGGCCAAGAAGTGGCAGAGGATGGCAGCGCTTGGGAGGAAGCAACTCACCTGGCGGGCAGCAGCAATGGAAGCCGACGAGTGCTGCACCTCTGTGGCGAGCAAGGGCCACTGCGTGGTGTACACCACTGATGGGGTGCGGTTCGAGGTGCCATTGGCGTGCCTCAGCACAGCAGTCTTTGCAGAGCTCCTGCGGATGTCACAGGAGGAGTTCGGCTTTGGGGGTGATGATGGCAAGATCACTCTGTCCTGCGACGCTGCGGTCATGGATTACGCCATGTGTTTGCTCAGGAAGGGCGCCTCTGCAGAGGTGGAGAAGGCGTTCCTCAGCACCATGGCGATGTCGTGCCACTATGCAAACCATGTGGTTCCGTATGTGGCAGTTTGCTGTTAG
- the LOC101771160 gene encoding auxin-responsive protein SAUR36: protein MVSAKRLVQMAKKWQRMAGLARKRITSAPAKETEGPCSTSTSVAGKGCCVVYSADGRRFEVPLAYLGTAVFGELLNMSQEEFGFAGDDGRITLPCDAAVMEYVLCLLRRDASEEVVRAFLSSMARPCHYGNGLAQSMGVSQQVAVASF, encoded by the coding sequence ATGGTCAGCGCCAAGAGACTCGTTCAGATGGCGAAGAAGTGGCAGCGAATGGCTGGCCTGGCGAGGAAGCGGATCACATCGGCGCCGGCAAAGGAAACCGAAGGGCCCTGCAGCACGTCGACGTCGGTGGCCGGCAAGGGTTGCTGCGTCGTGTACTCGGCCGACGGCCGGAGGTTCGAGGTCCCGCTGGCGTACCTCGGCACGGCGGTCTTCGGCGAGCTCCTGAACATGTCGCAGGAGGAGTTCGGGTTCGCCGGCGATGATGGCAGGATCACGCTGCCCTGCGATGCTGCCGTGATGGAGTACGTGTTGTGTTTGCTCAGAAGAGACGCATCGGAAGAGGTCGTGAGGGCGTTCCTGAGCTCCATGGCGAGGCCTTGCCACTATGGAAATGGCTTGGCGCAATCTATGGGTGTTAGCCAGCAAGTAGCTGTTGCTAGCTTCTGA
- the LOC101770364 gene encoding auxin-responsive protein SAUR36, which translates to MVSAKRLVQMAKKWQRMAALARKRLTSTPRKEDEGSWGASTSSVAGKGHCVVYSSDGRRFEVPLAYLGTAVFGELLSMAQEEFGFAGDDGRISLPCDAAVMEYVMCLLRREASEEVLRVFLSSIVRPCHHTVSGMAPSMGIMHQPAVCV; encoded by the coding sequence ATGGTCAGTGCCAAGAGACTCGTTCAGATGGCAAAGAAGTGGCAGAGAATGGCTGCTCTGGCGAGGAAGCGGCTCACGTCGACGCCACGGAAAGAAGACGAAGGCTCGTGGGGCGCATCGACGTCGTCGGTGGCTGGCAAGGGCCACTGCGTCGTGTACTCCTCCGACGGGAGGCGGTTCGAGGTCCCGCTGGCGTACCTCGGCACGGCGGTCTTCGGCGAGCTCCTGAGCATGGCGCAGGAGGAGTTCGGGTTCGCCGGCGACGATGGCAGGATCTCGCTGCCCTGTGACGCTGCGGTGATGGAGTACGTCATGTGTTTGCTTAGAAGAGAGGCCTCTGAAGAGGTTCTGAGGGTGTTCTTGAGCTCCATCGTCAGGCCTTGCCACCACACTGTCAGCGGCATGGCGCCATCGATGGGGATCATGCACCAACCAGCTGTTTGTGTATAG